CAGTACCAGCAAGAGCCTTGCGTGAATTAGAGCGAATGTTGACTCATAGTTCTGAATCTGAAGAACCTGTAGCGTTGTATTTCGATCAAGGTCAAGTAGTATTTGAATTTGGTAATCAACGCTTGACTAGCCGTACTCTAGAAGGGCAGTATCCGGCTTACCATCTCCTCATTCCCAAACAATTTCAAAGAGAATTGACATTAGAAAGAAAGCAATTGTTGAGTTCTTTAGAACGAATTGCTGTACTCACAGACCAAAAAAATAATCTGGTGAAAGTCAGCCTCAATGGGGATGCTCAAGAAATTACCTTATCTGTGGAATCTCAGGATGTGGGTAGTGCTACGGAAACCATACCAGCCCAGATATCAGGAGAAGATATAGATATAGCTTTTAATATTAAATATTTAATGGAAGGCTTAAAAGCCTTGCCAGCTTCGGAAATTCTCATGCAGATGAATACAAACCTTACTCCGGTAATTTTTAGTCCTTTGGGCGGTTTGAAAATGACTTATTTAGCTATGCCAGTCCAGCTGCGTAATTGAAATCAAAAGTTGATAAAGTAGTCTTTTCGTTCATTTGCAATGATTCTTGCCAACCGAATCAAAACAGAGTAATTGTGACAACATTTGCAATTAGGAAAAATTTATTGATCAATGCATCGCCGAGTGTACTATTTGATGCATTGACGAAATCAGATAAGATTATTCAATATTTTCCTCTGAAAGAAGTCGTATCTACTTGGGAAGTCGGTAGTGAGATTCTTTTCAAGGGAAGTCATGAAGGGAGAGATTTTATTGATTACGGAAAAATTGAAATTTTATCGCCTAATCAGAAATTTCAGTATACTTATTGGAGCGATAACCACAATACAGATAGAGTACCAGAAAACTATTTAACTATTTGTTATACACTTCATGAAGTTGATAATAGAACGAATCTGGAACTAGAACACAAAAACTTTAAATCTGAAAAAATGTATTTTGAAATGCTTAATGTTTGGGATTTTCTATTATCGAACCTAAAAAATTTTGTTGAAATTACAATCCTCCCGTATCCTTAATGTGCCACAATCCAAGGCGGTATTATCAGAAGGTAGCTTTCGATGGAATCGTTACGGGAATTTCTCATAGAAAATAACAAAAGAGATATTTTTACGATCGCTCAATACGTTGAGGAGCATATTACAGAAAACTGGCAAAT
Above is a genomic segment from Fischerella sp. JS2 containing:
- a CDS encoding SRPBCC family protein, with translation MTTFAIRKNLLINASPSVLFDALTKSDKIIQYFPLKEVVSTWEVGSEILFKGSHEGRDFIDYGKIEILSPNQKFQYTYWSDNHNTDRVPENYLTICYTLHEVDNRTNLELEHKNFKSEKMYFEMLNVWDFLLSNLKNFVEITILPYP